A part of Scleropages formosus chromosome 3, fSclFor1.1, whole genome shotgun sequence genomic DNA contains:
- the ppm1bb gene encoding protein phosphatase 1bb isoform X2, whose amino-acid sequence MGAFLDKPKTDKHNVHGEGNGLRFGLSSMQGWRVEMEDAHTAVLSLPQGLENWSFFAVYDGHAGSRVANYCSQHLLECITGSDGFRTAGRAEPTVEAVKSAVRAGFLQIDEDMRGFSDAQGGPDRSGSTAVAVLVSPSHLYFINCGDSRAVLSRSGQVRFFTQDHKPCDPRERERIQNAGGSVMIQRVNGSLAVSRALGDYDYKCVDGKGPTEQLVSPEPEVFEILRCDEDEFMVLACDGIWDVMSNEELCQFVRSRLEVWDDLEKVCNEVVDTCLHKGSRDNMSVVLVCLPNSPKVCEEAVRREAELDRYLERRVEEIVKSAEDSIPDLVHVMRHLSTETIANLPPGGGLASKRSVIEAVYNRLNPHRDEDGSGADLDETW is encoded by the exons ATGGGGGCGTTTCTGGACAAGCCCAAGACTGATAAGCACAATGTCCATGGGGAGGGCAATGGGCTGCGCTTTGGCCTGAGCAGCATGCAGGGATGGCGTGTGGAGATGGAGGACGCGCACACAGCTGTGCTGAGCCTGCCACAGGGCTTGGAGAACTGGTCCTTCTTTGCCGTCTACGACGGACATGCCGGGTCCCGTGTGGCCAACTACTGTTCACAGCACCTGCTGGAATGCATTACAGGCAGCGATGGCTTTCGCACGGCCGGCCGGGCTGAGCCCACTGTGGAGGCTGTCAAGAGCGCAGTGCGTGCCGGCTTCCTGCAGATAGACGAGGACATGCGGGGCTTCTCGGATGCCCAAGGTGGGCCAGATCGCAGCGGCTCCACGGCCGTGGCTGTGCTGGTGTCTCCGAGCCACCTGTACTTCATCAACTGCGGCGACTCACGGGCTGTGCTGAGTCGCAGCGGACAAGTGCGCTTCTTCACACAGGACCACAAACCCTGTGACCCACGTGAGCGAGAGCGCATCCAAAATGCCGGCGGCTCCGTCATGATCCAGCGGGTGAACGGCTCACTGGCCGTCTCGCGTGCCCTTGGTGACTACGACTACAAGTGCGTCGATGGCAAGGGTCCCACGGAGCAGCTGGTGTCTCCTGAGCCCGAGGTGTTTGAGATCCTGCGATGCGATGAGGATGAGTTTATGGTGCTGGCCTGCGACGGCATCTGGGACGTTATGAGCAATGAGGAGCTGTGCCAGTTTGTGCGCTCCCGTCTCGAGGTGTGGGACGACTTGGAGAAGGTGTGCAACGAAGTGGTGGACACCTGCCTACACAAG GGGAGCCGTGACAACATGAGTGTGGTGTTGGTGTGTTTGCCAAACAgccccaaagtgtgtgaggaGGCGGTGAGGAGAGAGGCGGAGCTGGACCGGTACCTGGAGAGGCGTGTGGAAG AAATTGTGAAGTCTGCAGAGGACAGCATTCCTGACCTGGTTCATGTCATGCGCCACCTCTCCACAGAGACCATTGCCAATCTGCCACCAGGGGGTGGCCTTGCTAGCAA GCGCAGCGTCATTGAAGCTGTGTACAACAGACTGAATCCTCACAGAGATGAGGATGGG
- the ppm1bb gene encoding protein phosphatase 1bb isoform X3: protein MGAFLDKPKTDKHNVHGEGNGLRFGLSSMQGWRVEMEDAHTAVLSLPQGLENWSFFAVYDGHAGSRVANYCSQHLLECITGSDGFRTAGRAEPTVEAVKSAVRAGFLQIDEDMRGFSDAQGGPDRSGSTAVAVLVSPSHLYFINCGDSRAVLSRSGQVRFFTQDHKPCDPRERERIQNAGGSVMIQRVNGSLAVSRALGDYDYKCVDGKGPTEQLVSPEPEVFEILRCDEDEFMVLACDGIWDVMSNEELCQFVRSRLEVWDDLEKVCNEVVDTCLHKGSRDNMSVVLVCLPNSPKVCEEAVRREAELDRYLERRVEEIVKSAEDSIPDLVHVMRHLSTETIANLPPGGGLASKRSVIEAVYNRLNPHRDEDGWLYR from the exons ATGGGGGCGTTTCTGGACAAGCCCAAGACTGATAAGCACAATGTCCATGGGGAGGGCAATGGGCTGCGCTTTGGCCTGAGCAGCATGCAGGGATGGCGTGTGGAGATGGAGGACGCGCACACAGCTGTGCTGAGCCTGCCACAGGGCTTGGAGAACTGGTCCTTCTTTGCCGTCTACGACGGACATGCCGGGTCCCGTGTGGCCAACTACTGTTCACAGCACCTGCTGGAATGCATTACAGGCAGCGATGGCTTTCGCACGGCCGGCCGGGCTGAGCCCACTGTGGAGGCTGTCAAGAGCGCAGTGCGTGCCGGCTTCCTGCAGATAGACGAGGACATGCGGGGCTTCTCGGATGCCCAAGGTGGGCCAGATCGCAGCGGCTCCACGGCCGTGGCTGTGCTGGTGTCTCCGAGCCACCTGTACTTCATCAACTGCGGCGACTCACGGGCTGTGCTGAGTCGCAGCGGACAAGTGCGCTTCTTCACACAGGACCACAAACCCTGTGACCCACGTGAGCGAGAGCGCATCCAAAATGCCGGCGGCTCCGTCATGATCCAGCGGGTGAACGGCTCACTGGCCGTCTCGCGTGCCCTTGGTGACTACGACTACAAGTGCGTCGATGGCAAGGGTCCCACGGAGCAGCTGGTGTCTCCTGAGCCCGAGGTGTTTGAGATCCTGCGATGCGATGAGGATGAGTTTATGGTGCTGGCCTGCGACGGCATCTGGGACGTTATGAGCAATGAGGAGCTGTGCCAGTTTGTGCGCTCCCGTCTCGAGGTGTGGGACGACTTGGAGAAGGTGTGCAACGAAGTGGTGGACACCTGCCTACACAAG GGGAGCCGTGACAACATGAGTGTGGTGTTGGTGTGTTTGCCAAACAgccccaaagtgtgtgaggaGGCGGTGAGGAGAGAGGCGGAGCTGGACCGGTACCTGGAGAGGCGTGTGGAAG AAATTGTGAAGTCTGCAGAGGACAGCATTCCTGACCTGGTTCATGTCATGCGCCACCTCTCCACAGAGACCATTGCCAATCTGCCACCAGGGGGTGGCCTTGCTAGCAA GCGCAGCGTCATTGAAGCTGTGTACAACAGACTGAATCCTCACAGAGATGAGGATGGG